GGACTTGTAGTCTTGTTCCAAAGAGCTCCTTATTCAGTAAGCGTGTCTATGGGAGTGTATGTAAAAGTGGGTTCCAGGTCTGAAACTTTGGAAAACGCTGGTTACTGTCATTTCCTAGAGCATATGCTTTTCAAAGACACTGAAAAGCGAACTGCAAAACAACAAGCGGAAGATTGGGAAAGAGTAGGAGCTTACTCCAACGCGGCCACTTCTAGAGAATACACTTACTTTCATGCAACCTTAGCTTCCAGAGATCTGGAACTCGGATTGGAATTACTTTCAGAGATGATGTTCCAACCTTTGTTTAGAGACCAAGATATTCGCACAGAAGCGGAAGTTGTCTTGGAAGAAATGAAAGGTTATGAAGATTCTCCAGAAGACGCAATCCACGATTTTTATTATAATAATTTATTCAGAGAAAATTCTCTAGGAAGAGATATTATAGGGACTGAAGCCTCGATCAGAGGAGTAACTTCTTCTAGTCTTAGGAACTTTTACGAAACCTATTATCATCCGGAGAATATGATACTTTCTCTTTCTGGAAATTATGAACCGGAATTTGTATTTGATCTGATTTCCAAATATTTCGCCCGTTCCGTTAAAAAGGGAAAAGAAGGAACATTCGAAACTCCTAAAAAAGAATTCGGATATTTCCGCAAAGGTAATAAGGAAACAGAACAGGCTTATTTTATTTTAGGCGGAGAAGGTTTTCCTCGTAATTTTCATGATGCTACTAGGCTCTCTCTTCTTACGCATGTTTTAGGTGGGGGAATGTCTTCTCGTTTATTCCAAAAAGTCAGAGAAGAAAAAGGGCTCTGTTATCATATTACAAGTTATCCTTCTTCTTATCGTGATGTAGGGATCAATTCGATCGTATGTTCCACTTCCAAAGAAAGATTTGCAGAAAGTCTGGAATTAATCTTAGAAGAAGTTAAACTTTTTGTAGATAAGGGAGTTACTTCCCAAGAATTGAAAGATGCCAAGACCAATCATGAAGGTAGTCTTTCCATAGGTTACGAGCATACAGAAAGTAGAATGAATAATATCGCTTTCCAAGAGCTCTATTATGGAAAATACAATTCTTTAGAAAATAGGATCAAAGAGATCCATTCAGTAACTAAAGAAGAGATCAATCAAACTGTTCGAAAAATATTTGCACTTCCTGAGTTACATCTTTCCGTTTTGGCAAAATTAAAGCCGAAAGAAGAGCAAAAAATAAAATCTATTTTCGGATCCTATTCGTACTAATATGAAAATCCCAATTAGAAAATTAAAAGAGAAGGCTCTTCTTCCGGAGATCAAAACTTCAGGTTCCGCAGGTTATGATATTGCTGCTTGTTTGGAATCGACTCTGACATTACCTGTTGGAGAAGTAGTTTTAGTTCCTACAGGACTTTCTTTTGCGATCCCGGAAGGATTTCATTTTGAGATCAGACCTCGCTCCGGATTTTCTACTAAATTCAAAATTCTTATCCCGAATACTCCTGGCACAATCGACTCCGATTATAGAGGAGAATTGATGGTTCCTCTGCTGAATCTGGGAAAAGAGCCTTATCTTCTGGAAGATAAAACTAGGATTGCTCAACTTTTGATCCGCCGCACCTGGCATACTGATTGGGAACTTGTGAATGAACTTCCTGAATCAGAAAGAGGAGAGGGCGGTTTCGGTAGCACCGGTTTCTAACCTTTTTTCAGTATTTTGTCTCTTTTCAGATTCCTGATTTCTGCCGATTCTTAGGAGGTATGGATAGAAGGGACCAAATTATCGGACAAAATATAGCGATTTGGGAAAAGGGGCGGGCGGCATTGCCGTATCTTCTACTTTTCACAGGGATTTTTCTCACCCTATCTCTGGGTTCTTTTACCATCGCCGAAAATGGAGTGGAAGCTAACCTTTTTGGTAGGCTCGGCCATTATCTTTCCTGGGGATTTTTATATTTATTCGGGAATGCATCCTTTGTTCCCGGGATCATGCTTATTCTGACTGGTGGGATCCTTCTCGCAAAACCTAGTCAGGATGTGACTAACAAACTTCTTACTATTCCTTTGTTCTTACTCGCGGTTGCAGTGAGCCTGAACGTTTTCGGAAATGTTTCTACAGTTCCATTTGCATCTAACGGTGGAGTTCTTGGCCAAGCATTAGCTGTGGCCTTGGAATATCTTCTTGGTTCTACAGGAAGACTTCTGATCCATTTCGTGGTCTATTTTTACGGCATACTTGTTTATTTGAACGAATCTCCGGTCCATTTTTTAGGAAGGCTTCTTGCGCAAAGTGGCCGGGACTGGAAGGAGCAATGGCTTTCCGGTTATATGAGTGGAAGAACCAAAAAAGAAGAAGAGTTCGAAAATTACGAACCAACATTTTCAAAAACCAAATCGGCTGATTGGTCCAAAGGTCTTGCAGGTATGATGAATTCAGTTAGTTCATGGAAAGAAACAAACACTGAAGTTTCAGAAGAAAACGTACCTCCTTGGTTTCGCAGGGAAGTTTCGGGTCCTCCTTCGGAGAAACAAAATCCAGTGAAAACTCCTACAAATTTAGAATCATATATTCAAAAAGCAAAAGGTAATTCTAAACCTGCAGAGTTAAAAGAATCTAATGTGCAATATAGAAACTCTGGTCTTCTCCAGGGATTTTTTGAAGATGATCGAAAGATTTTCCAATTCCAAACTGCTTCTTCTCGCCTTGTAGAAAAAGTATATGGAGTTCAGGAAAGAAAAGAAGATATTACAGCCACATCTAAAAAAGCCTGGGAGATCTTGGATCTTAGAAGTGAAACTTCTACTCAAGCTACTTATGTTAAAGAAGAAGTTTTGCATACTGCTCCTGAAACACAAGAATTGGAAGAAGAAACCCAACCATTTGTTTCTAATACAGAAATTATAGAAGAAATCTCCGGCGAAGAAGAATACTTCCAAGAAGAAGGCGAAGAGCTTGAAGAATGGACCGAAGAGGAAGACGAGGAGTTAGAAGATTCGGAAGAAGAATACGAGGAAGAAACAGAAGACTCTGACGAGTTGGAAGAAATTGCAGAAGTAGAGGAACCTAAGGCGGTTATCGAACCGGAGGTGGTAATTCCAAGTACGTTACCTTCTCCTGTTGTAGCTCCTACTCCGGTTGCAGAAAAGAAACCGAAACAGTCTGAACTTCCATTTACTCCAGTTTCTATGGTGCCAGTATTCCGTTCTAAACGTTCTGTGTATCATATTCCTCTGAATCGTTTAAAGAGTAATCCTACAAAAGTGCAAGATGCACTTTTCAAAGTTGAATCTGAAAAGGTTGCTTTCGAGATTGAGAACGCTCTAAAAGTGTACGGATATGAGGCTAAGGTAGTAGGTTGGGAAAGAGGTCCAATCATCACTCGTTATGAACT
The genomic region above belongs to Leptospira saintgironsiae and contains:
- a CDS encoding M16 family metallopeptidase, which translates into the protein MVFLEEKNHKITLGNGLVVLFQRAPYSVSVSMGVYVKVGSRSETLENAGYCHFLEHMLFKDTEKRTAKQQAEDWERVGAYSNAATSREYTYFHATLASRDLELGLELLSEMMFQPLFRDQDIRTEAEVVLEEMKGYEDSPEDAIHDFYYNNLFRENSLGRDIIGTEASIRGVTSSSLRNFYETYYHPENMILSLSGNYEPEFVFDLISKYFARSVKKGKEGTFETPKKEFGYFRKGNKETEQAYFILGGEGFPRNFHDATRLSLLTHVLGGGMSSRLFQKVREEKGLCYHITSYPSSYRDVGINSIVCSTSKERFAESLELILEEVKLFVDKGVTSQELKDAKTNHEGSLSIGYEHTESRMNNIAFQELYYGKYNSLENRIKEIHSVTKEEINQTVRKIFALPELHLSVLAKLKPKEEQKIKSIFGSYSY
- the dut gene encoding dUTP diphosphatase; the protein is MKIPIRKLKEKALLPEIKTSGSAGYDIAACLESTLTLPVGEVVLVPTGLSFAIPEGFHFEIRPRSGFSTKFKILIPNTPGTIDSDYRGELMVPLLNLGKEPYLLEDKTRIAQLLIRRTWHTDWELVNELPESERGEGGFGSTGF
- a CDS encoding DNA translocase FtsK; its protein translation is MDRRDQIIGQNIAIWEKGRAALPYLLLFTGIFLTLSLGSFTIAENGVEANLFGRLGHYLSWGFLYLFGNASFVPGIMLILTGGILLAKPSQDVTNKLLTIPLFLLAVAVSLNVFGNVSTVPFASNGGVLGQALAVALEYLLGSTGRLLIHFVVYFYGILVYLNESPVHFLGRLLAQSGRDWKEQWLSGYMSGRTKKEEEFENYEPTFSKTKSADWSKGLAGMMNSVSSWKETNTEVSEENVPPWFRREVSGPPSEKQNPVKTPTNLESYIQKAKGNSKPAELKESNVQYRNSGLLQGFFEDDRKIFQFQTASSRLVEKVYGVQERKEDITATSKKAWEILDLRSETSTQATYVKEEVLHTAPETQELEEETQPFVSNTEIIEEISGEEEYFQEEGEELEEWTEEEDEELEDSEEEYEEETEDSDELEEIAEVEEPKAVIEPEVVIPSTLPSPVVAPTPVAEKKPKQSELPFTPVSMVPVFRSKRSVYHIPLNRLKSNPTKVQDALFKVESEKVAFEIENALKVYGYEAKVVGWERGPIITRYELTPPPGVKLGRITSLTDELRMYLAVKNIRIVAPIPGKSTIGIEVPNKHREDVFLGDILRSSLAPKPKKDLNIVIGKDISGKLVSIDLNKLPHLLVAGTTGSGKSVCLNAMIASLVLNLSPEEVRFIMIDPKMVELTLFEDIPHLLMPVIKDARKATKSLSWVIQEMEARYEAVSQLKCRDFRSYNEKVEEHYHKEGYNKMPYLVVFIDELADLMMVSGKDLEDAITRISQKSRAVGIHLVMATQRPSVDVITGLIKANCPARIAFHVAQKTDSKIILDMNGAESLLGKGDMLYKSPTSADLARIQAPFISEEEIEKIVEEAKKYGAPTYVEFDLEEETESESAEEMDEELFDKAWEIVRTDRKASASYLQRRLKIGYNRAARIMELMEERGYVSPILGSKGREILRSA